The Aggregatilinea lenta genome includes a region encoding these proteins:
- a CDS encoding aldose 1-epimerase family protein produces the protein MELFGKTYSAGELRQMVGTFDQLGGVRLGELADGNERGLRVADFYTANGLTFTVLLDRGMDIGAAAFQGSPLAAHFATSYGHPAYYEPQGLGWLRTFAGGLMTGAGMSWMGAATEDKGESLGLHGRMSHIPATHVSTGAGWDGDQYVIWVEGQVRETVLFGYNLLLKRRISTTLDGTSLKIDDVVTNDGFTPAEHMMLYHCNFGFPFVSPNSHVEVDASEIIPRDAIAEPGLDRCHQFETPTPGYSEQVFFHTVRPDSAGYAQAKLVNEALGLAAIVRYHAAELPVLTQWKMMGAGEYVCGLEPGSAIVTGRDKARALGQVITLQPGEQRQYVVELGVERLSRA, from the coding sequence ATGGAGCTTTTTGGAAAGACTTATTCGGCTGGTGAACTCCGCCAGATGGTCGGCACGTTCGACCAACTCGGCGGCGTTCGTCTGGGGGAACTCGCGGACGGCAATGAGCGCGGCCTGCGCGTCGCGGACTTCTATACGGCCAATGGGCTGACCTTCACCGTTCTGCTCGACCGGGGCATGGATATCGGTGCGGCGGCATTTCAGGGGTCGCCACTGGCCGCTCACTTCGCGACCTCGTACGGACATCCCGCCTACTACGAGCCGCAGGGACTGGGCTGGCTGCGTACTTTCGCGGGCGGGCTGATGACCGGCGCAGGCATGTCCTGGATGGGCGCTGCTACCGAAGATAAGGGTGAGAGCCTGGGCCTGCACGGGCGCATGTCGCACATCCCGGCCACGCATGTCAGCACGGGCGCGGGCTGGGATGGCGACCAGTACGTGATCTGGGTCGAGGGTCAGGTCCGCGAGACGGTCCTGTTCGGTTATAACCTACTGCTCAAGCGCCGGATCAGCACGACGCTCGACGGTACGTCGCTGAAGATCGATGACGTGGTAACTAACGACGGCTTTACGCCCGCAGAGCACATGATGCTCTACCACTGCAACTTCGGCTTCCCGTTCGTCAGCCCGAACAGCCACGTCGAGGTCGATGCCAGCGAGATCATCCCGCGCGATGCCATCGCCGAGCCGGGACTGGATCGCTGCCACCAGTTCGAGACGCCGACCCCCGGCTATTCAGAGCAGGTGTTCTTCCACACTGTGCGTCCCGACAGCGCCGGTTACGCGCAGGCGAAGCTCGTCAACGAGGCGCTGGGGCTGGCCGCTATTGTGCGCTATCACGCCGCCGAGCTGCCGGTTCTGACGCAGTGGAAGATGATGGGCGCGGGCGAGTACGTCTGTGGGCTGGAGCCGGGATCGGCGATCGTCACGGGACGCGACAAGGCGCGCGCGCTAGGTCAAGTGATTACGCTGCAGCCGGGCGAGCAGCGGCAGTATGTGGTCGAACTTGGGGTTGAGCGGCTAAGCAGAGCGTAA
- a CDS encoding helix-hairpin-helix domain-containing protein — protein sequence MDAVQALAILSLGAFLTVLVTAIVYAVVLRPRLLQAEPVAVDASLSRSLLEDELHEQRMAITQLADLLEQQSPEDRAALVTLEQRDDLQASLHRQAEAAEALKLLLSDQSTQITWVDGRLNYYESKLDQIASRLDAMVGMGAAEDMVGEADDDEGEKAPAATLTSSESLEQVLAQVRSLAPANAVERLMIQVEQISKRLDDMVPATAHESMAAMLREQATQLTDITIQLQEWASRDDQVAESAGLLAGIDQRLAAQAEIAAQIDAKVDEHTSLLQTSAAEQREQANILHKTGELLDKLYPTLDKVSSAHLQPVRDRLTDINGIGPVYAAKLYEAGVDTFEELASLTPEEIQSIVGLPRWRYRTSDMTHWIEQAQILADRREKLEN from the coding sequence ATGGACGCGGTTCAAGCACTAGCTATTTTATCCCTTGGTGCGTTCCTCACCGTGCTGGTGACGGCTATTGTCTATGCGGTGGTGCTGCGTCCCAGACTGCTGCAAGCCGAGCCTGTGGCAGTGGACGCGTCGCTGTCCCGGTCGCTGCTGGAGGATGAGCTGCACGAGCAGCGCATGGCGATCACCCAGCTTGCCGACCTGCTAGAGCAGCAATCACCGGAGGACCGTGCAGCGCTGGTGACCCTGGAACAGCGCGACGATCTACAAGCGTCGCTGCACAGACAGGCCGAAGCCGCCGAGGCGCTCAAACTGTTGCTGAGCGACCAGTCCACACAGATCACGTGGGTCGATGGGCGGCTCAATTATTACGAGTCCAAGCTGGACCAGATCGCCAGCCGTCTGGACGCGATGGTCGGTATGGGTGCGGCTGAAGACATGGTGGGCGAGGCGGATGATGATGAAGGTGAGAAAGCTCCGGCTGCTACCCTGACTTCGTCTGAAAGCCTGGAACAGGTTTTGGCCCAGGTGCGCAGCCTTGCCCCGGCGAACGCCGTCGAACGCCTGATGATCCAGGTGGAACAGATCAGCAAGCGCCTGGACGACATGGTGCCTGCGACGGCGCACGAGTCGATGGCGGCGATGCTGCGCGAACAGGCCACGCAACTGACCGACATCACCATCCAACTGCAAGAATGGGCGAGCCGGGATGATCAGGTGGCGGAAAGCGCCGGGCTGCTGGCCGGAATCGATCAGCGGCTGGCCGCACAGGCCGAGATCGCCGCGCAAATCGACGCGAAGGTCGACGAGCATACCTCGCTGCTGCAGACGTCCGCCGCCGAACAGCGCGAACAGGCAAATATCCTGCACAAAACCGGTGAACTGCTCGACAAACTGTACCCTACGCTCGATAAGGTGAGCAGCGCGCATCTCCAGCCGGTCCGGGACCGCCTGACAGACATTAACGGCATCGGCCCGGTCTATGCCGCGAAGCTCTATGAAGCGGGCGTGGATACCTTTGAGGAACTGGCTTCGCTCACGCCGGAAGAGATTCAGTCCATTGTCGGGCTGCCGCGCTGGCGTTACCGGACGAGCGACATGACGCATTGGATCGAGCAGGCGCAGATCCTCGCCGACCGGCGGGAAAAGTTGGAGAACTAG
- a CDS encoding Ig-like domain-containing protein — protein MSVEMHRVVRRLDVLFFVGLIVTSGLAAILFWVEFYDDGDDTTTQLPSVIQVGEVPPTEEMIALEATQPALEDTATLMATPLPTQAAADVGTGAATEPPGVAQTEAMAEPDVTGTGAAGTPVALAPTLTLAVVESTEEAEAIPLGGALETAEAPDGQGGMTAQEGEMPTDEVALASPTREVFPSLTATSTNTPFPRATVPPATATLSAPTPAVLMGTAQPGDGVELYEDGVLVATATADAQGVWSAVLPEDVDPGSVVVVTIVPGDLSGQGGPLDFDLEQTPSVTPSLTFTPWASSAADVTNETPTGTAPDPTATSVVVAVTPTLGATVVAMVPESVEAGQADQAEAAAAQPDAVIISGTAEPGASVIITAGDEEIGQATADESGAWSFTWVPGAATEPGEPEIEVRPAEGGEALSPEAVAVAAAPVISVPVSGDIVLPGPLVAMGFGQPGATIRLENQTEGTVLGSTTIAESGQWQVRAAMAGEGEQVLAAVMIATDGQITESATVTVILAQPVHPQTGMDFSRHGEAGRAFAALVALLLAAGGFATYFAGRLVYMLAQDRRQTG, from the coding sequence GTGAGCGTAGAGATGCACCGCGTCGTTCGACGGCTCGATGTCCTGTTTTTCGTGGGCCTGATTGTTACGTCAGGTCTGGCGGCGATCCTCTTTTGGGTAGAGTTTTACGACGACGGAGACGACACTACGACTCAACTTCCGAGCGTGATCCAGGTGGGGGAGGTTCCCCCGACCGAAGAGATGATTGCACTCGAAGCGACGCAGCCCGCTCTTGAGGACACGGCCACGCTGATGGCGACCCCGCTCCCGACCCAAGCCGCAGCGGATGTGGGAACCGGTGCAGCCACCGAACCGCCCGGCGTGGCGCAGACTGAAGCGATGGCCGAACCGGACGTTACCGGCACCGGGGCGGCAGGCACGCCGGTTGCCCTCGCACCGACGCTGACCCTTGCGGTGGTGGAGAGCACGGAAGAGGCGGAAGCGATACCGCTCGGTGGGGCTCTTGAGACGGCGGAAGCGCCGGATGGACAGGGCGGCATGACGGCCCAGGAAGGCGAGATGCCCACGGATGAGGTGGCGCTAGCGTCACCCACCCGTGAGGTGTTCCCATCGCTCACCGCGACATCCACGAATACGCCGTTTCCGCGTGCGACTGTGCCGCCTGCGACGGCGACTCTGTCCGCGCCGACGCCCGCTGTGTTGATGGGCACGGCACAGCCCGGCGACGGTGTGGAACTGTATGAAGACGGCGTGCTGGTGGCGACCGCGACCGCCGATGCACAGGGTGTGTGGTCGGCAGTGCTGCCGGAAGACGTCGATCCCGGCAGCGTGGTCGTGGTGACGATCGTGCCCGGTGACCTGAGTGGACAGGGCGGCCCACTGGACTTCGACCTGGAGCAGACGCCCTCGGTGACGCCGAGCCTGACCTTTACGCCCTGGGCCTCGTCTGCTGCGGACGTGACGAACGAGACACCGACCGGCACGGCGCCCGATCCGACGGCGACATCTGTGGTAGTGGCCGTGACGCCGACGTTGGGCGCGACGGTTGTGGCGATGGTCCCAGAGAGCGTTGAGGCAGGGCAGGCGGATCAGGCGGAAGCTGCCGCCGCGCAGCCGGACGCCGTGATCATAAGCGGCACGGCGGAACCCGGTGCGAGCGTGATCATCACCGCCGGCGACGAGGAGATCGGGCAGGCAACCGCCGACGAGAGCGGCGCATGGAGCTTTACCTGGGTGCCCGGTGCGGCCACCGAGCCGGGCGAGCCAGAGATCGAAGTGCGGCCCGCCGAGGGTGGCGAGGCGCTGTCGCCGGAAGCCGTCGCGGTGGCCGCTGCCCCGGTGATCTCGGTGCCGGTGTCGGGCGACATCGTGCTGCCGGGGCCGCTGGTGGCGATGGGATTCGGCCAACCGGGCGCGACGATCCGGCTGGAGAACCAGACGGAGGGCACCGTGCTCGGCTCTACGACGATCGCAGAGTCCGGCCAGTGGCAGGTGCGTGCCGCGATGGCGGGCGAGGGCGAGCAGGTGTTGGCCGCCGTCATGATCGCCACCGACGGCCAGATCACCGAGTCTGCGACGGTGACGGTCATCCTGGCGCAGCCGGTACATCCGCAGACGGGCATGGACTTCAGCCGGCACGGTGAGGCAGGGCGTGCGTTCGCGGCGCTGGTGGCGCTGCTGCTGGCGGCGGGCGGCTTTGCGACGTACTTCGCCGGGCGGCTGGTCTACATGCTCGCGCAGGATCGGCGGCAGACGGGATAG
- a CDS encoding YceI family protein — MRIISRRGAAVLLLLLIIALAGVLFVTSLWLDPGDKDDRTTDLVTPTLAAQTARVFAVDAEASRVDFVAMVRGVQLKGVFPVESGTITLEPVEEDLRVLVQLNIDVDHVDTGNAAVDQILRAAMATGDYPIAFYVATSQDLVPVTEEPVSFVLDGTLDVHNVEHAHTMAVDAQVVGPEMDAIARSDLDLANHGVEFPAIFGSTAITLEAHLSAHEGDALAATQAATDAQ; from the coding sequence GTGAGAATCATAAGCCGCCGTGGGGCGGCTGTTCTTTTGCTGCTACTGATCATCGCCCTGGCTGGGGTGCTGTTCGTCACGTCGCTGTGGCTCGATCCCGGCGACAAGGACGACCGTACGACGGATCTGGTCACGCCGACGCTGGCCGCGCAGACGGCGCGCGTGTTTGCCGTCGATGCGGAGGCGTCTCGCGTGGATTTCGTGGCGATGGTTCGCGGCGTGCAGCTCAAGGGCGTATTCCCGGTCGAGTCGGGCACGATCACGCTGGAGCCGGTCGAGGAGGATCTGCGCGTGCTGGTGCAGTTGAACATCGACGTCGATCATGTGGATACAGGAAACGCGGCAGTCGATCAGATTCTGCGGGCGGCGATGGCGACGGGCGACTATCCTATTGCGTTTTACGTGGCGACGTCGCAGGATCTGGTGCCGGTGACTGAGGAGCCGGTGAGCTTCGTGCTGGATGGCACGCTGGACGTGCATAATGTCGAGCACGCGCATACGATGGCGGTCGATGCCCAGGTCGTCGGGCCGGAGATGGACGCCATCGCCCGCTCCGATCTGGATCTGGCGAATCACGGCGTCGAGTTCCCGGCGATTTTCGGCAGTACGGCGATCACGCTGGAGGCGCACCTGAGTGCGCACGAGGGTGACGCGCTCGCCGCGACCCAGGCTGCAACGGACGCTCAATAG